From a single Clostridium isatidis genomic region:
- the dnaA gene encoding chromosomal replication initiator protein DnaA, with protein MNNDLTSLWEKTLNIIKGEMSEVSFNTWIKSCNPISISSDTIKISVPNSFTQDILEKRYKDLVINSIEAACSKSYKIEFILESDIIEAEEKEKEKEEVKGKGNTKSSVTVNDEMSSTLNPKYTFNSFVVGNSNRFAHAASLAVAEAPAKAYNPLFIYGGVGLGKTHLMHAIGHYILQSNPNAKVVYVSSEKFTNELINAIKDDRNVEFRNKYRNVDILLIDDIQFIAGKERTQEEFFHTFNELHDANKQIILSSDRPPKEIPTLEDRLRSRFEWGLIADIQPPDFETRMAILKKKADVEKLSVANEVMVYIATKIKSNIRELEGALIRIVAYSSLTNRPITVDLATEALKDIISSKQNQSVTIDLIQDVVSTYFNLRVEDLKSQRRTRNIAHPRQIAMYLCRKLTDMSLPKIGEEFGGRDHSTVIHAYEKISDNLTKDESLQHTINDLTKKLTQN; from the coding sequence ATGAATAATGATCTAACATCATTATGGGAAAAAACATTAAATATTATAAAGGGGGAAATGAGTGAAGTTAGCTTCAATACTTGGATTAAAAGCTGTAATCCTATATCAATATCTTCCGATACAATAAAAATAAGCGTTCCTAATTCTTTCACTCAAGATATTTTAGAAAAGAGATATAAAGATCTAGTTATAAATTCTATAGAGGCCGCATGTTCTAAGTCCTATAAAATAGAGTTTATTCTTGAATCTGATATTATAGAAGCTGAAGAAAAGGAAAAAGAAAAGGAAGAAGTTAAAGGAAAAGGTAATACAAAATCATCAGTTACAGTTAATGATGAAATGTCCAGTACATTAAACCCTAAATATACTTTCAATTCTTTCGTTGTAGGTAATAGTAACAGATTTGCTCATGCAGCATCCCTAGCTGTTGCTGAAGCTCCTGCAAAAGCATATAACCCTTTATTCATTTATGGTGGTGTTGGACTTGGCAAAACTCACTTAATGCATGCTATCGGACATTACATCTTACAAAGTAATCCAAATGCAAAAGTAGTTTATGTTTCTTCTGAAAAGTTTACTAATGAACTAATAAATGCAATAAAAGATGATAGAAATGTAGAATTTAGAAATAAATATAGAAATGTAGATATTCTACTAATAGATGATATTCAATTTATAGCAGGTAAAGAACGAACTCAAGAAGAATTTTTCCACACCTTTAATGAATTACACGATGCTAATAAGCAAATAATTTTATCATCAGATAGACCACCAAAAGAAATTCCAACTTTAGAAGATAGGCTCCGTTCAAGATTTGAATGGGGACTAATAGCTGATATTCAACCACCAGATTTCGAAACCCGAATGGCGATTCTAAAAAAGAAAGCTGATGTTGAGAAATTAAGTGTTGCTAATGAAGTTATGGTTTATATTGCTACAAAAATAAAATCAAATATAAGAGAACTTGAAGGTGCATTAATTAGAATTGTTGCCTACTCATCTCTAACCAATAGGCCAATTACAGTTGATTTAGCAACTGAAGCACTAAAAGATATTATATCAAGTAAGCAAAACCAAAGTGTTACTATAGATCTAATTCAAGATGTTGTATCTACTTATTTCAATCTTAGAGTTGAAGATTTAAAATCTCAAAGAAGAACTAGAAATATTGCGCATCCAAGACAAATCGCTATGTATTTATGTAGAAAACTTACAGATATGTCCTTACCTAAAATAGGAGAAGAATTTGGAGGCAGGGATCATTCAACTGTAATACATGCGTATGAAAAGATTTCAGATAATTTAACCAAAGATGAAAGTCTACAGCATACAATAAATGATTTAACAAAGAAACTCACTCAAAATTAA
- the dnaN gene encoding DNA polymerase III subunit beta, with translation MKFSCEKQKLQEGISISNKAITGKTTMPILEGIYIKAFKNSLTLIGSDMDLSIETSVEADVIEEGTIVVDSKIFSEIIRKLPNSDVYIETLDNDIIQITCEKSIFNLVYMKAEDYPSLPEIKENISVEVPQDILKSMIRGTSFAVAQDETRPILQGILFEIKDKKLNLVALDGYRMAVRSEYLGSDDNIDVVIPGKTLNEVAKILEDAENLVKITFTDNHILFNLDKTKIVSRLLEGKFVNYVSLLPQEHKILVEVNRHDLQNCIERASLMSKDSNSNLIKLDFNEDNVIITSNSQLGKVREELNINLQGEELQIAFNSRYILDVLKNIDENEIYMEMTSSVSPCIIRCKSNDNSRYLVLPVRLMR, from the coding sequence ATGAAATTTAGTTGTGAAAAACAGAAATTACAAGAAGGAATATCTATTTCAAATAAAGCTATAACAGGAAAAACTACAATGCCAATACTAGAAGGCATATATATAAAAGCTTTTAAGAATAGTTTAACACTTATAGGATCTGACATGGATTTATCAATAGAAACTTCAGTTGAGGCTGATGTAATAGAAGAAGGAACAATAGTTGTTGATTCTAAAATATTTAGTGAAATTATTAGAAAATTACCCAATTCAGATGTTTATATAGAAACTCTTGATAATGACATAATACAAATAACTTGTGAAAAATCAATATTTAATCTTGTTTATATGAAAGCTGAAGATTATCCATCTCTACCAGAAATAAAGGAAAATATATCAGTTGAAGTTCCACAAGATATATTGAAAAGTATGATAAGAGGAACATCTTTTGCAGTAGCACAGGATGAAACAAGACCAATACTTCAAGGTATATTATTTGAAATTAAAGATAAAAAACTAAACTTAGTAGCTTTAGATGGATATAGAATGGCTGTCAGAAGTGAATATTTAGGCAGTGATGACAATATTGATGTAGTAATACCTGGAAAAACATTAAATGAAGTGGCTAAAATTTTAGAAGATGCAGAAAATCTTGTAAAAATTACTTTTACAGATAATCATATATTATTTAATTTAGATAAAACAAAAATTGTATCAAGATTATTAGAAGGAAAGTTTGTTAATTATGTATCATTATTGCCACAAGAACATAAGATTTTAGTGGAAGTAAATAGACATGATTTACAAAATTGTATTGAGAGAGCATCTTTAATGTCAAAAGATAGCAATAGTAATTTAATAAAATTAGACTTTAATGAAGATAATGTTATTATAACTTCTAATTCTCAATTGGGAAAAGTTAGAGAAGAACTTAATATAAATCTGCAAGGTGAAGAGTTGCAAATTGCATTTAATTCAAGATATATTTTAGATGTTCTTAAAAATATAGATGAAAATGAAATCTATATGGAAATGACATCTAGTGTTAGTCCTTGCATTATAAGATGTAAATCAAATGACAATTCAAGATATCTTGTTCTTCCTGTAAGATTAATGAGATAA
- the yaaA gene encoding S4 domain-containing protein YaaA yields MKEVKINTEFIKLDSFLKWCGAATQGAEAKIYILNEEVKVNNEICTQRGKKIRPGDIIEFDGEKYKVV; encoded by the coding sequence ATGAAAGAAGTGAAAATAAATACCGAATTTATAAAGCTAGATTCTTTTTTAAAATGGTGTGGAGCAGCAACTCAAGGGGCTGAAGCTAAAATTTATATTTTAAACGAAGAAGTAAAAGTAAATAATGAAATCTGCACTCAAAGAGGAAAAAAGATTAGACCTGGAGATATTATAGAGTTTGATGGTGAAAAGTATAAAGTTGTATAA
- the recF gene encoding DNA replication/repair protein RecF (All proteins in this family for which functions are known are DNA-binding proteins that assist the filamentation of RecA onto DNA for the initiation of recombination or recombinational repair.), with translation MYIKKLQLLNYRNYKQLDISFGKKVNVFMGDNAQGKTNILEAIYYCAFAKSHRTSRDKELINWEANRAYLSLLVGRERLDKNIDISIFKDGKKAIKINKVKVSKIGELFGNFNVVMFSPEDLKIIKSSPGVRRRFIDMELCQLSPKYYYNLVQYNKVLIERNLLLKNRKLDKEMLDIYDIQMTEFGHNIIMERLYYINKLNFYGEEIHNDISSGKEIIKFKYIGTVKELGDIKNNFYEALVKNRDKDIEKGITSIGPHRDDFTVLINEIDAKSFGSQGQQRSAVLTIKFSSLKIIREITSEYPVLLLDDVLSELDFSRKRYVLTSIKDIQTIITCTGIEDLTNYLDDSSKVFKVKDGEIL, from the coding sequence ATGTATATTAAAAAGTTACAATTACTAAATTATAGAAATTATAAGCAATTAGACATATCCTTTGGAAAGAAAGTAAATGTGTTTATGGGAGACAATGCCCAAGGAAAGACAAATATCTTAGAAGCAATATACTATTGCGCTTTTGCAAAGTCTCATAGAACATCAAGGGATAAGGAATTGATAAATTGGGAAGCTAATAGGGCTTATTTGAGTTTATTAGTTGGAAGAGAAAGATTAGATAAAAATATTGATATAAGCATATTTAAGGACGGAAAGAAAGCGATAAAAATAAATAAAGTTAAAGTTTCCAAAATAGGAGAACTATTTGGAAACTTTAATGTTGTTATGTTTTCTCCTGAAGATTTAAAAATAATAAAGAGTTCTCCTGGAGTTAGAAGAAGATTCATTGATATGGAATTATGCCAGCTTAGTCCAAAATACTATTATAACCTTGTACAATATAATAAGGTTTTAATTGAAAGAAATTTATTGCTAAAAAACAGGAAATTAGATAAAGAAATGCTGGATATATATGATATTCAAATGACTGAATTTGGGCATAATATCATAATGGAGAGACTTTATTATATAAACAAATTAAATTTTTATGGAGAGGAAATTCATAATGATATATCTTCAGGAAAAGAGATTATAAAATTTAAATACATAGGCACTGTAAAAGAATTAGGTGACATAAAAAATAATTTTTATGAAGCTTTAGTAAAAAATAGAGACAAAGATATCGAAAAGGGAATAACATCAATAGGACCCCATAGAGATGATTTTACTGTTCTCATTAATGAAATTGATGCAAAGAGTTTCGGTTCTCAAGGACAGCAGAGAAGTGCGGTTCTTACAATAAAATTTTCGTCACTTAAAATAATAAGAGAGATAACATCAGAATATCCTGTTTTACTTTTAGATGATGTTTTATCAGAATTAGATTTTAGCAGGAAAAGATATGTACTAACATCAATAAAGGATATTCAGACTATAATTACCTGCACAGGTATAGAAGATTTAACTAATTATTTAGATGACAGCTCTAAAGTTTTTAAAGTCAAGGATGGAGAAATCCTATAG
- the remB gene encoding extracellular matrix regulator RemB, whose product MFLHLGENVVVPIKDIIGIFDLNTTMYSSDTSSFLRMAEEDGFVERISKEHQPKSFVIAEVNKMSKIYLSPISSSTLTKRANLDYN is encoded by the coding sequence ATGTTTTTACATTTAGGAGAAAATGTAGTAGTACCAATAAAAGATATAATTGGAATATTTGATTTAAATACTACAATGTATAGCTCAGATACAAGTTCTTTTTTAAGAATGGCTGAAGAGGATGGATTTGTAGAAAGAATTTCAAAAGAACATCAACCTAAGTCCTTTGTTATAGCAGAAGTTAACAAGATGAGTAAAATTTATCTGTCTCCTATTTCATCTTCAACATTAACAAAAAGGGCTAACCTAGATTACAATTAA
- the gyrB gene encoding DNA topoisomerase (ATP-hydrolyzing) subunit B, translated as MLEKNTQTYDESQIQVLEGLEAVRKRPGMYIGSTSSRGLHHLVYEIVDNSIDEALAGFCSNIEVSINEDNSITVIDDGRGMPTGLNEKLGKSSVEVIMTVLHAGGKFGGGGYKVSGGLHGVGASVVNALSEWCEVIVKRDGYAWKQRYSRGNAVTDLIQIGESDEHGTTVSFKPDVEIFEDTVYDFEVLSKRLRELAFLNKGIRITLIDKREGEENQELYHYEGGIREFVSYLNKNKEVLHEEPIYIEAMRDDVFVEVSLQYNNSYTENIYSFANNIDTVEGGTHLSGFKSALTKVINDYARRYNYLKEKDNNLTGDDVREGLTAVVSVKITNPQFEGQTKTKLGNSEVRSIVDSITAEGVATFLEENPAISKLIIDKALMATRARDAARKARELTRKSALERSTLPGKLADCSSKDPLECEIYIVEGDSAGGSAKQGRDRRFQAILPLRGKILNVEKQRLDRILTSDTIKSMVTAFGAGIGDDFDESKLRYNRIIIMTDADVDGAHIRTLLLTFFFRYMRGLLDGGHVYIAQPPLYQVKKNKKEYYVYSDEELETLLKEIGGKDSSTSIQRYKGLGEMNASQLWDTTMDPEKRILLKATVEDAKEADEIFTILMGDKVEPRREFIEKNAKKVSNLDI; from the coding sequence ATATTGGAAAAAAATACACAAACTTATGATGAAAGTCAAATTCAAGTTTTAGAAGGTCTTGAAGCTGTTAGAAAAAGACCAGGGATGTATATTGGAAGTACAAGTTCAAGGGGATTACACCATCTTGTTTATGAAATAGTTGATAATAGTATAGATGAAGCCTTAGCTGGATTTTGTAGTAATATTGAGGTTTCAATAAATGAAGATAATTCTATAACTGTTATAGATGATGGTAGAGGTATGCCGACAGGATTAAATGAGAAACTCGGAAAATCCAGTGTAGAAGTTATAATGACAGTTCTTCATGCTGGAGGTAAGTTTGGCGGTGGCGGATATAAAGTTTCTGGTGGATTACATGGAGTTGGTGCGTCAGTTGTTAATGCTTTATCAGAATGGTGTGAAGTAATAGTTAAAAGGGATGGATATGCTTGGAAGCAAAGATATTCAAGAGGAAATGCAGTAACTGACCTGATTCAAATTGGTGAATCTGATGAACACGGAACAACTGTTTCTTTTAAACCAGATGTAGAGATATTTGAAGATACAGTTTATGATTTTGAGGTTTTATCCAAGAGACTAAGAGAACTTGCCTTTCTAAATAAGGGAATTAGGATAACTTTAATAGATAAAAGAGAAGGAGAAGAAAATCAGGAGTTATACCATTATGAAGGTGGAATAAGGGAATTTGTATCATACCTTAATAAAAACAAAGAGGTTTTACATGAAGAACCTATTTATATTGAGGCGATGAGGGATGATGTGTTTGTAGAAGTTTCTCTTCAATACAATAATTCCTATACTGAAAATATATATTCTTTTGCTAATAATATAGATACTGTAGAGGGAGGAACTCACCTTTCAGGATTTAAATCAGCACTGACTAAGGTTATTAACGATTATGCTAGAAGATATAACTATCTTAAGGAAAAAGATAATAACCTGACAGGTGATGATGTAAGAGAAGGATTAACTGCTGTTGTATCAGTAAAAATAACAAATCCTCAATTTGAAGGTCAAACAAAAACTAAACTAGGAAATTCAGAAGTTAGGAGCATTGTAGATTCAATAACAGCAGAGGGGGTAGCAACCTTCCTAGAAGAAAATCCTGCTATAAGTAAGCTTATAATAGATAAGGCATTAATGGCAACAAGAGCCAGAGATGCAGCAAGAAAGGCCAGGGAATTAACAAGAAAATCAGCTTTAGAGAGATCTACATTGCCTGGGAAATTAGCAGATTGTTCTTCTAAAGATCCATTAGAATGTGAGATATACATAGTTGAGGGGGATTCAGCTGGTGGTTCTGCAAAGCAAGGAAGAGATAGAAGATTCCAAGCTATATTACCTTTGAGAGGTAAGATATTAAACGTTGAAAAGCAAAGATTAGATAGAATACTTACATCAGATACAATAAAATCAATGGTTACTGCCTTCGGTGCAGGTATTGGTGATGATTTTGACGAAAGTAAATTAAGATATAACAGAATAATTATAATGACTGATGCCGATGTTGATGGTGCCCACATTAGAACATTATTATTAACATTCTTCTTTAGGTATATGAGGGGATTGTTAGATGGTGGTCATGTTTATATAGCTCAACCGCCACTATATCAAGTGAAAAAGAACAAGAAGGAGTACTATGTTTATTCTGATGAAGAATTAGAAACTCTTTTAAAAGAAATTGGTGGAAAAGATAGTTCAACCAGCATTCAAAGATATAAAGGTTTAGGAGAAATGAATGCCTCTCAATTATGGGATACAACAATGGATCCAGAGAAGAGAATATTATTAAAAGCAACAGTAGAAGATGCAAAGGAAGCTGATGAAATATTTACAATACTAATGGGAGATAAAGTTGAACCAAGAAGAGAGTTTATTGAAAAGAATGCTAAGAAAGTAAGCAACTTGGATATTTAG
- the gyrA gene encoding DNA gyrase subunit A, with amino-acid sequence MDLNEGKIVPIDINKEMKKCYIDYAMSVIVGRALPDVRDGLKPVHRRILHSMNELGVTPDKSYRKCARIVGEVLGKYHPHGDSSVYDALVRLAQDFSMRYMLVDGHGNFGSVDGDGAAAMRYTEARMNKIAVEMLRDINKDTVDFIPNFDGEEKEPVVLPSRYPNLLVNGSSGIAVGMATNIPPHNLGEVIDGTIMLIDNPEATSTELMTVIKGPDFPTGATIMGTSGIRAAYETGKGKIIVRAKSEIEEENGRHRIVVTEIPYQVNKAKLIESIADLVKDKKITGISDLRDESDREGMRIVIELKREANPNVILNLLYKHTKMQDTFGIIMLALVDNEPRILSLRELLGNYIKFQKEVVTRRTVFELNKANARAHILEGLKIALDNIDEVINIIRSSKTTEIAKTTLIERFALSDKQAQAILDMRLRRLTALEIDKIEEEYAELMKLIEYLNSILASEEKLLSVIKDELLEIKNKYNDERRTKIEKVVNEIDIEDLIQEEDVVVTMTHAGYIKRISADTYSSQRRGGRGIQAMTTKEDDFVEHITITSTHSDILFFTNKGRVYKLRAYEIPDAGRTAKGTNIINLIAISPDERIETVLTINDDVIDGYLFMGTKHGLVKKTHLSEFKNLRRNGLIAINLREGDELLKAKITRGDANIIIVSQNGNAIIFNEKDVRPMGRTASGVKSMNLKADDFAVCMDIIVDDEDLLVISENGYGKRTPLSEYKIQRRGGSGLITYKSSEKTGKLVGATVCKDDDELMLINTSGIAIRINVSDISVTGRSTMGVRLMRTSDEEKIAAIAKISSSEEDNELIDKEDTEIV; translated from the coding sequence ATGGATTTAAATGAGGGAAAAATAGTTCCTATAGATATAAATAAAGAAATGAAAAAATGCTATATAGATTATGCAATGAGCGTAATTGTAGGTCGTGCATTACCAGACGTTAGGGATGGATTAAAACCAGTTCATAGAAGAATATTGCATTCAATGAATGAATTAGGTGTAACTCCTGATAAAAGTTATAGAAAATGTGCAAGAATAGTTGGGGAAGTTTTAGGTAAATACCATCCACATGGAGATTCATCAGTTTATGATGCTCTAGTTAGACTTGCTCAAGACTTTTCAATGAGATATATGTTGGTAGATGGACACGGAAACTTTGGTTCAGTAGATGGTGATGGTGCAGCAGCCATGAGGTATACTGAAGCAAGAATGAATAAAATTGCTGTTGAGATGCTCAGGGATATAAACAAAGATACAGTTGATTTTATTCCTAACTTTGATGGTGAAGAAAAAGAACCAGTTGTACTTCCATCAAGATATCCTAATCTATTAGTTAATGGATCATCAGGTATAGCAGTTGGTATGGCAACTAATATACCACCTCATAATTTAGGAGAAGTTATTGATGGTACAATAATGCTTATTGATAATCCAGAAGCAACATCAACTGAGCTTATGACTGTTATTAAGGGGCCTGACTTTCCAACTGGTGCAACAATTATGGGAACATCAGGTATAAGAGCAGCTTATGAAACTGGAAAAGGTAAAATAATTGTAAGAGCAAAAAGCGAGATAGAAGAGGAAAATGGAAGACACAGAATTGTTGTTACAGAAATACCTTACCAAGTTAATAAAGCAAAATTAATTGAAAGTATAGCTGATTTAGTAAAAGATAAAAAAATTACTGGAATATCTGATTTAAGGGATGAATCAGATAGAGAAGGTATGAGAATCGTCATTGAACTAAAGAGAGAAGCTAACCCAAATGTAATATTAAATCTTTTATATAAGCATACTAAGATGCAAGATACCTTTGGGATCATAATGTTAGCTTTAGTAGATAATGAACCAAGGATATTAAGCTTAAGGGAACTTCTAGGAAATTATATTAAATTCCAAAAAGAAGTAGTAACAAGAAGAACAGTATTCGAGTTAAATAAAGCAAATGCAAGAGCTCATATCCTTGAGGGATTAAAGATTGCTTTAGATAATATTGATGAAGTTATTAATATAATAAGATCATCTAAAACTACTGAAATTGCTAAAACTACTTTGATTGAAAGATTTGCTTTAAGTGATAAACAAGCACAAGCAATCTTAGATATGAGATTAAGAAGATTAACTGCATTAGAAATAGACAAGATAGAAGAAGAATATGCAGAACTTATGAAACTAATTGAGTACTTAAATTCTATATTAGCAAGTGAGGAAAAATTGTTATCAGTAATAAAAGATGAATTATTAGAAATAAAAAATAAGTATAATGATGAAAGAAGAACTAAGATAGAAAAAGTAGTAAATGAAATTGACATAGAAGATTTAATTCAAGAAGAAGATGTTGTTGTTACTATGACCCATGCTGGATACATAAAGAGAATATCAGCAGATACTTATTCATCTCAAAGAAGAGGTGGAAGAGGCATTCAGGCTATGACAACAAAAGAAGATGATTTTGTAGAGCATATTACAATAACGTCAACTCATTCTGATATTTTATTCTTTACAAATAAGGGAAGAGTGTATAAGTTAAGAGCTTATGAAATACCTGATGCAGGAAGAACAGCAAAAGGAACTAATATAATTAATCTTATAGCTATAAGTCCAGATGAAAGAATAGAAACTGTTCTTACAATAAATGATGATGTAATAGATGGATACTTATTTATGGGAACTAAGCATGGACTAGTTAAGAAAACTCACTTATCGGAATTTAAAAATCTTAGAAGGAATGGATTAATTGCAATCAATCTAAGAGAGGGAGATGAGTTACTAAAAGCAAAAATAACTAGAGGAGATGCAAATATAATAATAGTTTCTCAAAATGGCAATGCAATAATATTTAACGAAAAGGATGTTAGACCTATGGGTAGAACAGCATCAGGAGTTAAATCAATGAATTTAAAAGCTGATGATTTTGCAGTATGCATGGATATTATTGTAGATGATGAAGATTTATTAGTAATAAGTGAAAATGGTTATGGAAAAAGAACACCATTAAGTGAGTATAAAATTCAAAGAAGAGGTGGATCTGGGCTAATCACATATAAGTCTTCTGAAAAGACAGGTAAACTTGTGGGAGCTACAGTATGTAAGGACGATGATGAGCTTATGCTTATAAATACAAGTGGAATTGCTATAAGAATAAATGTATCAGATATATCTGTAACAGGAAGATCAACTATGGGGGTTAGACTTATGAGAACTTCAGATGAAGAGAAGATTGCAGCTATAGCTAAAATTTCTTCTTCGGAAGAAGATAATGAATTAATAGATAAAGAAGATACTGAAATAGTATAG
- the tnpA gene encoding IS66 family insertion sequence element accessory protein TnpA: MSRKLDNATWEEYINKFDACKGTITVKDFCIENKLTKSQFYYHKKRLEKSEVENNTPVFHAISLDSKEKTIKENTFALNEVKITIGNAIITIPVSEAILISSIVKELAAKC; encoded by the coding sequence ATGTCTAGAAAATTAGATAATGCAACCTGGGAAGAATATATTAATAAATTTGATGCATGTAAGGGGACAATAACTGTTAAAGATTTTTGTATAGAAAATAAACTTACTAAAAGTCAATTTTATTATCATAAAAAAAGATTAGAGAAATCAGAAGTTGAGAATAACACACCTGTTTTTCATGCTATCTCTTTAGATAGTAAAGAAAAGACTATCAAAGAAAATACATTTGCTTTGAATGAAGTAAAAATTACAATAGGTAATGCTATAATAACTATACCTGTTAGTGAAGCTATTCTAATATCATCAATAGTAAAGGAGTTAGCTGCAAAATGTTAA
- the tnpB gene encoding IS66 family insertion sequence element accessory protein TnpB (TnpB, as the term is used for proteins encoded by IS66 family insertion elements, is considered an accessory protein, since TnpC, encoded by a neighboring gene, is a DDE family transposase.): protein MLNIDKVETVYLACGYTDLRKSIDGLVMIVQNQFKLNPFEKALFVFCNRQMDKLKILHFDEGFWLYYHRLEAKRFKWPATTEEALKVNIEELRWLLKGYEVRTKSKFKPIKQSNYF, encoded by the coding sequence ATGTTAAATATAGATAAAGTAGAAACAGTTTATCTTGCCTGCGGCTACACGGATTTAAGGAAAAGTATTGATGGGTTAGTTATGATAGTTCAAAATCAATTCAAGCTAAATCCTTTTGAAAAAGCGTTATTTGTTTTTTGTAATAGACAAATGGACAAATTAAAAATTCTTCACTTTGACGAAGGTTTTTGGCTATATTATCACCGTTTAGAAGCGAAGCGCTTCAAATGGCCTGCTACCACAGAAGAAGCATTGAAAGTAAATATAGAAGAATTACGGTGGCTTCTAAAGGGCTACGAAGTAAGAACAAAATCTAAGTTTAAACCTATAAAACAAAGTAATTATTTTTAA